The DNA region CGCGTGAAGCAGCTCTCCTACACGCTCGAACGCTTCCGCTGGCTCCCGGCGCCGTATGAGAATCCGCGCCTCATGGTCAACCTGCCCGAGTTCGTCCTGCGCGGCTACACGCCCGACCATCAGCTCGACTTCACCATGCGCGTCGTCGTCGGCCAGGTGATGGGCGAGCACCAGACGCCCGTCTTCGCGCACATGATGAAGTACCTCATCTTCCGGCCCTACTGGAACGTGCCCGTCGACATCGCGCAAAAAGAGCTCGTCCCGCACATGGAGACCAACCGCGGCTACCTCGAGCAGAAGAACTTCGAGGTCGTCACCTCCAAGGGCCAGCCCGTAACGAACTACACCGTCAAGCAGATCGCACAGGGCTCCTACATGGTGCGCGAAAAGCCCGGGCCAAAGAACTCGCTCGGCCTCGTGAAGTTCATGTTCCCCAATCAGTACGACGTCTACCTGCACTCGACGCCCGCGGTCTCGCTCTTCAGCCGCACCCGCCGCGACTTCTCCCACGGCTGCATCCGCGTGCAGAAGCCCGAGGACCTCGCCGCATGGCTGCTCGACGGACAGAAGGACAAGGACGGCGAAGACTGGGACCTCCAGAAGGTCCACGAGGCCATGACCGACGGCCCGGACAACCACCAGGTCAACCTCAAGACCCCCGTGCCCATCGTCATCTTCTACATGACCGCCGAGGTCGAAGAAGACAATCGGGTCCACTTCTTCGACGACATCTACGGCTACGACGCCGCCCTCGAGAAGACCCTCAGCAAAGGCCCACCCTACCCCATCAAACCCGACCCCGCGCCCCCCAAACCCAAACCCGGCGACACGCTGTAGCTGGCTCTTAAAGCTGTCACTGTCTCAAAACCAATCATTTACCTTCGGGCAGTATGTTGATCGACATGGCGATGAATGACACCCGAACGATCCGACTGATGGCAGTTCTGTCGTCGACATCCCTCTATTTTTAATGAACCGAGGGTCGAAAGATTTCTGAATCGGCAAAGGCCACTTATCGAATCCCGCATGACCTCTGCGTCATCGAATCGAACGACAAACGCACTTTCCCTATGAGCACAGCGACTGCACAGCCGACGGCCCCGCCGATCGATCCCGAACTTCCGGCGCCTCTATCCATGTCCGAGGTGCTGCGTTTTCCCCTGCTGCGCCGTCTCTGGTATGCGCAGATCATCTCTGTGTTCGGGGACTTCCTTGCACTGTTTGCCGTCATCAGCATCCTCACCTTCAAGCTGCATGGCACGGCACAGCAGGTAACCGGGGTGCAGATCGCGTACATGCTGCCGATCGCGGTGCTGGGCATCCTGGCCGGGGTCTTCGTCGACCGCTGGCCGCTCAAACCGACGATGGTGTCGAGCGACTCGCTGCGCGCCGGGCTGGTGCTGCTGCTGATCTTTGCGACGCAGCCATGGCACTTCTATGCCATCCTTGCGGCGATCAGCATCGTGTCGAGCTTCTTTGCGCCGGCGCAGGGAGTGGCGATCCGCTCGGCCGTGCCGCTGCACGGTCTGCGCTCGGCGAATGCGCTGATGCAGCAGGTGATGTTCGGCATGAGGATTGTCGGGCCGGCGATTGCTTCGTTCATGGTGGCGTCGTTTGGTTCGGTGAGCTGCTATGTGCTGGATTCGGCGAGCTTCGTCGGGTCGGCGGCGCTGATCGGTTCGGTGGCCTTTGTGCAGACGACACCGGCGGCGAGCAAATCTGAGAGCCACGCTGGAGACGTCTCCGCGCTCAGCAAGATATGGCTGGACATGAAGCAGGGCATCGACTTCATCGTGCATCATGCTGCTCTGCTGTTCGTCATTCTGGCGATGGCTGCGGGCATGTTTGTGCTGGGCTGCTTTGGCCCGCTGATCGCCGTCTATGTGCGCGACTCGCTTCATGCGTCGACGCGCGCCTTCGGCATTGTCGCGGCGATGATCGGGGTAGGGATGCTGGTGGGCATCAACGGGCTGAACACGTTCGGGAAGAAGCTGTCGAACACGCTGCTGGTCTACTCCGGCCTGTGCGGCATCGCGCTGGGGCTGGTGAT from Acidobacteriota bacterium includes:
- a CDS encoding MFS transporter encodes the protein MSTATAQPTAPPIDPELPAPLSMSEVLRFPLLRRLWYAQIISVFGDFLALFAVISILTFKLHGTAQQVTGVQIAYMLPIAVLGILAGVFVDRWPLKPTMVSSDSLRAGLVLLLIFATQPWHFYAILAAISIVSSFFAPAQGVAIRSAVPLHGLRSANALMQQVMFGMRIVGPAIASFMVASFGSVSCYVLDSASFVGSAALIGSVAFVQTTPAASKSESHAGDVSALSKIWLDMKQGIDFIVHHAALLFVILAMAAGMFVLGCFGPLIAVYVRDSLHASTRAFGIVAAMIGVGMLVGINGLNTFGKKLSNTLLVYSGLCGIALGLVILTTLPHIWSTIVGNLAIGFSVAGIIVPSQTLFQQATPPELMGRVGSTFMSIVFAAQIAGLVLSGVLTQHIGVRQVFGLCAVMMIVLTAVGKLWMEPKPVAVPTV